tcttctctaaaaatatttttcataaaattattaattttcttttaaattttttgacatattttttatgaatttttttaacctttaatttttaataatcaatattCTGACATCTATTTTAAacaagcaaatttcaaagtgaatagtaaaaaacatcaaaaatattatttaacgctcaaaaattgataaaattttgtagtttggtatgaaaaaaatatttcaaaacatttttttttaatttgggcccccccattttattttaaaaaattttggactttatttttgattatcatttggaacggccttattaataaaaacttgtctaaatgagattttgattcgcaatttttgaagaaaattaattttttgacaagaataaaaaactcaaaaagtttcttggatgttaaaaatctgttaagaatattttttcctcaataGAACCATTGAGATCGCGTCGAGACCCTATCCTAAGAGTAATTGTGACGACTCTATGGgaattttgaaaacaatttttttattcagcagtttttaaaaaattattgagtcattcgttgatcaaaaaatttttaataatttcgaaaatgaatgtttttgcaaatgttttcttatttcttatattgattctttttttgttttcttttgtttttcttcagcTCATACTACCAAAAATCATTCTACGTTATTCTtgatatcacaaaaaatatattctgcTTAGCAGAAGAAAATGCTTAGAAAAAAACTAcggaaaataataatcttgatattcataaaaaaatttaaaatgcgaaaaaaaaatttactttctggcatatgaaatttttctgcattttctaTACCATATgaatttactgattttttttattaatttgatgtAAAAGGCATTGATGTTCCATATCACTCATCAGTCTCGACTTAGAAATGAGTCAAACAATGAAGATTTTAATACCGTTACTTGCAATCATTGTCGCTATAAGTGCAGCTAAAGTTCCACAAGACAGCGATTATGACACGAAACActtgaaaattgtcaaaaaatgcgaAGATTGGTATAAAGTTGATGACACTGAGAAAGCAATTTGGTGGTCTTGGAAAATTCCTGTTCAACACAAACATTGCTATATGCAGTGTGTCATGACGTATTTCAGGTGGATTAACAGAAGTGGAGGTTTCAATTTAAACGCCATCAAAAGAAGTTATGAAGCTGTTGGGCATGGAAGTTCGGCTCCGGACAAGAAATTCTTGGACCAAAAATGTGGCAAATTACATCGCATTAAAGACCCATGCAGCAAGTCAATTTTGTTGTATGCTTGCTTGTTGGTGAAATCACCAAATTTGCAGCATTTCAAGGATGCCTTTGATGGAAAACGCAATACTGTGTAATAAATTGTCAAATAACAAGAACATCAATGACGACAATAagaataacaattttaaaaaatctgataaaagGGGTTAAtgtcattaataaaaattggtcTAAATGGCATAAGTTGGTTTTTGATTCCCAATTGtagtagaaaattaatttttctcttggaTATTAAAAGAATGTTAAGCATATTCTAGCTTAAATTACTAAAACTCTTCTAAGAACCTGAAGATAAGTAAAAACTCGCATAATTCAGTAGGATCTATTTATCCTTCATACTGCTAAAAGTCGTCATTCTGTGTCATTCCCTGATATGAACAATTACAAAGAACATGTTCTTCTATACAGGgccgaaaaaacttttgcttaagtttcttttaaagtcaaaagtaaaagtcaattaagCTTAACTACTTTTGCAtaagtaaaagtttaaaagtcaatttgaaAAGAACTTTTACATTGACTTAAGTCTTGCAGaagtcaaaacattttttttttttttcgaaaattttacaaaaaaaaaaaaatttctctcaattCGTTTTTAGctcaagattattttttttttaaatttattttatttttttcaattttaagttattttttgctttaaaacaacattttggttttttagaagtttttatttataaattagagcctttctgataaatttttatccatttggagcaagatttgataaaaatggctttgacacagtttttgacatagtttttgatttagtttttctcttgatttagttttcaaatcaaaactatgtcaaagaaattttttttttttcagtttcaattttttagcagtttggagttataaaatgattaaaaatgataaattagagccctctgacaaatttttatccttttggagcaagatttgacaaaaatggctttgacacagtttttgacatagtttttgatttagtttttctcttgatttagttttcaaatcaaaactatgtcaaagaaaaaaaattttttcagtttcaattttttggcagtttggagttataaaatgattaaaaatgataaattagagctctctgataaatttttatccatttggagcaagatttgacaaaaatggctttgacacagtttttgacatagtttttgatttagtttttctcttgatttagttttcaaaccaaaactatgtcaaagaaaaaaaaatttttcagtttcaattttttagcagttttgagttataaaatgaataaatatgataaattagagccctctgacacattttattccatttggagcaagatttgccaaaaatgactttaacacagtttttgatttagtttttgctcttgatttagtttttaaaataaaaccatgtcaaagaaaaaaatttttttcagtttcaatttttagcagttttgagttataaaatgattaaaaatgataaattagagccctctgacaaatttttattcatttggagcaagatttgacaaaaatggctttgacacagtttttgatttagtttttctcttgatttggtttaacttattgatttagttttttcaaacaaaatcaaaacttttatgtcaaaagtcaaaaattcacttaggcataaataaaagtcaaattcattttgatttttcgattttacttaagattaagtcaaaaaatttttcaattattttacttaagtTCAAGTTTTAGTCAACAAagtttttcaagcaaaagtaaaagtaaaaagttttttaagccCTGCTGCTATACGTTTTATATTCCTGAATCCAATTGTGCACATGTCTTTCTAAAGCCTAGTTTGACCAATTAGTTAAGCTTCTCACTCTATTTTGTTGTATTCGTCAAGTAATTTGGCAGTCTAAAGTCGCTTCTTCTTTAAAATCCGTACGGTTGTGATTCTCCAACAGTTGTCAATTTTTCTGTCAAGTATTCCAGGAGCAGACCATTTTTGGCATTGTCTTTCAGTTTCAGCACATTGAAATAGACTCTCTGCTTTACGTCAAGAAATTCCGTTTCATTTAGCATACCCTCCACTTTGCATTTCGATCCTTGAGAAGGATTGCTCGCAGTGCTTTATTACATGTTCTTTGAATCGCCTTCAAGTCTTCGtcctttatattaaaaaagatgaaaaagctATGtattttctagaaaaaaaatagttaatactTACCTAATTTTTAGATGGAGATCCATTGTAAATCAAGTGATCCTCTCCTTCTcccaataaattttctatgaagTAAATGGATGTTgtctaatattaaaaaattaaacaaaacctCGTTGCATTTCTtgcatgtcaaatttttttttctatgtttgaTAAATTGTTCATATGATATCActatatttttccataaaatctgTATAAAAGGACATATCACTGATCAGTTTTCATCAGAAAAAGTCTAAGAATGAAGATTTTAATACCATTACTTGCCATTATTGTAGCCGTGAGTGCTCTTAAAGTTCCGCAAGCCAGTGATTATGACACGAAACACTTGAAAATCATCAAAGCATGCGAAGATCATCATGAAGTTTCATCTACCGAGAAAGCTATTTGGTGGGCTTGGAAAATTCCCGCTAAACCCAAACGTTGTTATTTGGCGTGTGTCATGGCGCACTTTAAGTGGCTCGGCAGGAATGGAAAATTCAGACTAGGTGCcatcaaaaaaagttacaaagctGTTGGACATGAAAGCTCGGCTCCAACTAAAGAATTCTTGAACAAAAACTGTGGAAAGTTGAATAGAATTAAGGATCATTGTAGCAAGACGCTTTTGTTGTATGCTTGTTTGTTGGCAAGGTCGCCCAATGTGCAACATTTTAAGGATGCCTTTGATGGAAAACCAAATAGTTCATTTGGTGAAGAGTTAAACAACaatagcaacaacaaaaacaatgaaGACATAATTAGtaatagcaataataataacgacatagagaaattttataatgacaacaacaacgatgatgatgataataataatgataacgaaaatgaaaacgaaaatgaaaatgataacgaaaatgataatgataacgacaataataataattataacgaCAATAATAACGATAACagcaatgataaaaaaattaacgccgACAATGAGAATAAtaacgaaaacaaaaataatggtAACGGAaacaaaaagaataataatggaattaataagaaaaataacggcaataagaaaaataacgaCAACAAGGATAATAACAACgacaataatgaaaataacgaGAATGAGAATGAAAATAACGAGAATCAGaatgaaaataatgagaatAAGAACGGCAATAATAAGAATAAGAACaagaacaataataaaaataaaaataataagaaatccaaaaataagaataataaacCTGTAATTTGAACaggttaaaat
The sequence above is drawn from the Culicoides brevitarsis isolate CSIRO-B50_1 chromosome 1, AGI_CSIRO_Cbre_v1, whole genome shotgun sequence genome and encodes:
- the LOC134837368 gene encoding uncharacterized protein LOC134837368, giving the protein MSQTMKILIPLLAIIVAISAAKVPQDSDYDTKHLKIVKKCEDWYKVDDTEKAIWWSWKIPVQHKHCYMQCVMTYFRWINRSGGFNLNAIKRSYEAVGHGSSAPDKKFLDQKCGKLHRIKDPCSKSILLYACLLVKSPNLQHFKDAFDGKRNTV
- the LOC134826940 gene encoding GATA zinc finger domain-containing protein 14-like, which produces MKILIPLLAIIVAVSALKVPQASDYDTKHLKIIKACEDHHEVSSTEKAIWWAWKIPAKPKRCYLACVMAHFKWLGRNGKFRLGAIKKSYKAVGHESSAPTKEFLNKNCGKLNRIKDHCSKTLLLYACLLARSPNVQHFKDAFDGKPNSSFGEELNNNSNNKNNEDIISNSNNNNDIEKFYNDNNNDDDDNNNDNENENENENDNENDNDNDNNNNYNDNNNDNSNDKKINADNENNNENKNNGNGNKKNNNGINKKNNGNKKNNDNKDNNNDNNENNENENENNENQNENNENKNGNNKNKNKNNNKNKNNKKSKNKNNKPVI